A stretch of the Mesorhizobium sp. Pch-S genome encodes the following:
- a CDS encoding serine hydrolase gives MITTQFGAKAQEKSPIPPDPEIRRILEQRIDVEKQSLGIVVGIIDTNGRRIVPYGRFGANDARKVDGDTIFEIGSITKVFTALALADMVDKGEVSLDDPVAKYLPTNVTVPERDGKTITLRELAVHMSGLPRLPDNLAPKDQDDPYADYTIEQLYSFLSGYKLPRDIGSEFEYSNLGFGLLGHALAARTGTDYEGLIAHRITKPLGMDSTGITLSPALEARFTPGHDQSLQNVPAWQLPTLGGAGALRSSTNDMLTFLEAAMGKRETRLQAAFALSETTRRDLGGSGAPQMGLGWMITKVGDDEMVWHNGGTGGYRSFMGFLVKAKVGVVALSNTSTEIGVDDIGRHLLDPTAKLAEAPKVRVAVTVDPALYDRYVGRYQLAPNFTLTIRRAGDRLMVQATGQPEIEVFPESEREFFYKVVDAQISFEIGDVGKAKRLTLHQNGADMPAERIE, from the coding sequence GTGATCACCACACAATTTGGAGCCAAGGCACAAGAAAAGTCCCCCATCCCACCAGACCCTGAAATCCGCCGTATCCTCGAACAGCGCATCGATGTCGAAAAACAGAGCCTCGGCATCGTCGTTGGCATCATCGACACCAATGGCCGCCGGATCGTCCCATACGGCCGTTTCGGTGCGAATGATGCCCGTAAGGTCGACGGCGACACGATCTTCGAGATCGGCTCCATCACCAAGGTCTTCACCGCGCTCGCCCTCGCCGACATGGTCGATAAAGGCGAGGTCTCGCTCGATGACCCGGTGGCAAAATATCTGCCTACCAACGTGACGGTGCCGGAGCGCGACGGCAAGACGATCACGCTCAGGGAGCTGGCCGTTCACATGTCCGGTCTGCCGCGCCTGCCCGACAATCTCGCGCCGAAAGACCAGGACGATCCCTACGCAGACTACACGATCGAGCAGCTCTACAGCTTCTTGTCCGGGTACAAGCTGCCGCGCGATATCGGCAGTGAATTCGAATATTCGAACCTTGGCTTCGGCCTGCTTGGCCACGCGCTGGCCGCACGCACCGGCACCGACTACGAAGGTCTGATCGCCCATCGCATCACCAAACCACTCGGCATGGACAGCACTGGCATCACGCTTTCGCCAGCCCTGGAAGCGCGGTTCACACCCGGCCATGACCAATCCCTGCAAAACGTGCCGGCCTGGCAATTGCCGACGCTGGGCGGTGCCGGTGCCTTACGCTCCAGCACCAACGACATGCTGACCTTCCTGGAAGCCGCGATGGGCAAGCGGGAAACGCGGCTGCAAGCCGCCTTCGCGCTCAGCGAGACCACACGACGCGACCTTGGCGGTAGTGGTGCGCCCCAAATGGGCCTTGGCTGGATGATCACCAAGGTCGGCGACGACGAGATGGTCTGGCACAATGGCGGCACAGGCGGATACCGCTCCTTCATGGGCTTCCTGGTCAAGGCGAAAGTCGGCGTCGTGGCATTGTCCAACACATCGACCGAGATCGGCGTGGACGACATTGGCCGCCATCTGCTCGACCCGACCGCCAAGCTCGCGGAAGCGCCCAAGGTCAGGGTGGCTGTGACCGTCGATCCCGCTCTCTACGATCGTTACGTCGGGCGCTATCAACTGGCGCCGAATTTCACCCTGACGATCCGGCGTGCGGGCGACCGGCTGATGGTACAGGCAACCGGCCAGCCCGAAATCGAAGTCTTCCCCGAAAGCGAGCGCGAGTTCTTCTATAAGGTCGTGGACGCCCAGATAAGCTTCGAAATCGGCGATGTCGGCAAGGCCAAGCGGCTGACCCTGCATCAGAACGGCGCCGACATGCCGGCCGAGCGGATCGAGTAG
- a CDS encoding LysE family translocator: MTLFLAFLGVSFIVIATPGPDTAITIRNSLLGGRAAGLMTALGIACGQAIWALATSAGVVTLLTASEPVFMAVKYAGAAYLVFLGIQALREALWPGASEHGDAVPQAHTRLSAFSAFRQGIISDLGNPKMAVFFASLLPQFVPASGATFSALLFLGIVFSVLTFVWLAFYATLIAKAGDFLRRPKVRRAIEGVTGMLLIGLGVRIAAEHR; the protein is encoded by the coding sequence ATGACCTTGTTCCTCGCATTCCTGGGGGTGTCGTTCATCGTCATCGCCACGCCCGGACCGGATACCGCGATCACGATCCGCAACAGCTTGCTCGGCGGCCGTGCCGCCGGACTGATGACGGCACTCGGCATAGCCTGCGGACAGGCGATCTGGGCGCTTGCGACCAGTGCCGGTGTCGTCACCTTGCTGACCGCCTCGGAACCGGTTTTCATGGCCGTCAAATATGCTGGCGCGGCATATCTGGTCTTTCTTGGAATTCAGGCGTTGCGCGAGGCACTCTGGCCAGGGGCAAGCGAGCACGGCGATGCCGTGCCGCAAGCCCACACCCGGCTGTCCGCTTTTTCCGCCTTCCGGCAAGGCATCATCAGTGATCTCGGCAACCCCAAGATGGCGGTGTTCTTTGCCAGCCTCTTGCCACAGTTCGTGCCCGCCAGCGGCGCCACTTTCTCGGCCCTGCTGTTCCTGGGCATCGTCTTTTCGGTGCTGACCTTCGTATGGCTCGCCTTCTACGCGACGCTCATCGCCAAGGCGGGCGACTTCCTGCGCCGGCCGAAGGTGCGACGCGCGATCGAAGGTGTAACGGGAATGCTTCTGATCGGGCTCGGTGTTCGTATTGCCGCGGAGCATCGTTAA